A single window of Flavobacterium aestivum DNA harbors:
- a CDS encoding tetratricopeptide repeat protein — MIKKIISIFTFSVLLSNSVTVLAQTEPDQIKVEGDKFQDFFYESLFQKSIENYDKSLASLEQCLKLKPNDATVYFEFGKNYFALKDYKNAYDSYEHATQIDPNNKWFWVGMYDVCYVTKDFNQAIIIVNKIIPFDPEYKEDLVSLYMATHQYDKALEAINELNEKTGKTDRREIYKMEILSEGKYQNAEITNLLDQINKNPKEESNYIALIFLYSKNNEEAKALEISQKLEKEIPESVWAQVSLFKSYLEKNDGPNAVKAMNIVLASPKIDSKIKHRILNEFLLFTNANQQFTPDLDNAIGYFKTDKEINVPKEIGKFYQNKKQWANAIKYYELSEKNNSEVDIETSLLWLQANTELKQFEPVAKKAMAMIETFPAEPQFYYYAGLANNQLQHYKKAKETLEMGLDYVVENVNLEINFNIQLGEAFNGLGDAAKKEFYFSKANQLIKEKK, encoded by the coding sequence ATGATAAAAAAAATAATTTCCATATTCACTTTTTCTGTTTTGCTAAGCAATTCAGTTACTGTATTGGCACAAACCGAGCCTGATCAAATTAAGGTGGAGGGAGATAAATTCCAAGATTTTTTTTATGAATCGTTATTTCAAAAAAGCATTGAAAACTATGATAAATCTCTAGCATCATTAGAACAATGTTTAAAATTGAAACCCAATGATGCAACCGTTTATTTTGAATTTGGGAAAAATTACTTTGCTCTAAAAGATTATAAAAATGCCTACGATTCATATGAACACGCCACTCAAATAGATCCCAATAACAAATGGTTTTGGGTAGGGATGTATGATGTATGTTATGTTACAAAGGATTTTAATCAAGCCATAATTATTGTCAATAAAATTATTCCTTTTGATCCAGAATATAAAGAAGACCTGGTTTCTTTATATATGGCAACACATCAATATGATAAAGCGCTTGAGGCTATAAATGAGCTGAATGAGAAAACCGGAAAAACAGACAGAAGAGAAATATACAAAATGGAGATTTTGTCTGAAGGGAAATATCAAAATGCAGAAATAACAAATCTATTAGATCAAATAAATAAAAACCCAAAAGAAGAGTCTAATTATATTGCTTTGATTTTTTTGTATTCTAAAAATAATGAAGAGGCAAAAGCATTAGAGATTTCACAAAAATTAGAAAAGGAAATCCCAGAATCAGTTTGGGCGCAAGTGAGTTTATTCAAAAGTTATTTAGAAAAGAATGATGGACCAAATGCTGTAAAAGCAATGAATATAGTTTTGGCCAGCCCAAAAATTGATTCAAAAATCAAGCATCGTATTCTTAATGAATTTTTACTTTTTACCAATGCCAATCAGCAATTTACGCCCGATTTGGATAATGCAATAGGTTATTTCAAGACAGACAAAGAAATTAATGTTCCAAAGGAAATAGGTAAGTTTTACCAGAATAAAAAACAATGGGCCAATGCGATTAAATATTATGAACTATCGGAGAAAAACAATTCTGAAGTCGATATTGAAACAAGTTTGCTTTGGCTTCAAGCCAATACAGAACTCAAACAATTTGAGCCTGTAGCCAAAAAAGCGATGGCCATGATTGAAACTTTTCCTGCAGAACCTCAGTTTTATTATTATGCAGGGTTGGCAAACAATCAATTGCAACATTATAAGAAAGCCAAAGAAACTCTTGAGATGGGCTTAGATTATGTTGTAGAAAATGTTAATTTAGAAATTAATTTTAATATACAACTTGGCGAAGCTTTCAATGGATTAGGAGATGCAGCGAAGAAAGAGTTTTATTTTAGTAAAGCCAATCAATTAATAAAAGAAAAAAAATAA
- the hflX gene encoding GTPase HflX gives MLEKETINFEKTAIVGIVTQNQSEEKLNEYLDELEFLTFTAGGEVVKRFSQKMERPNPKTFVGTGKLDEICLFVKENDISTLIFDDELSPSQQKNISKIIDCKILDRTNLILDIFAQRAETSYARTQVELAQCQYLLPRLSGMWTHLERQKGGIGMRGPGETEIETDRRIVRDRISLLKEKIKVIDKQMGVQRSNRGAMVRVALVGYTNVGKSTLMNAVGKSDVFVENKLFATLDTTVRKVVIKNLPFLLSDTVGFIRKLPTQLVDSFKSTLDEVREADLLLHVVDISHPEFEDHIESVNQTLLDIKANDKPVIMVFNKIDAYKHLTIDEDDLMTEKTPRHFTLEEWKQTWMHRLGERKALFISAREKENFEDFRECVYEAVRQIHITRFPYNNFLYPDYKDAEEKEENE, from the coding sequence ATGTTAGAAAAAGAAACAATAAATTTCGAAAAAACGGCTATTGTAGGTATTGTTACCCAAAACCAAAGTGAAGAGAAACTTAATGAATATCTTGACGAATTAGAGTTTTTAACTTTTACCGCAGGAGGTGAAGTAGTTAAACGATTTTCACAAAAGATGGAACGTCCCAATCCTAAAACTTTTGTAGGAACTGGAAAGTTAGATGAAATTTGTCTTTTTGTAAAAGAGAATGATATATCAACATTGATATTCGATGATGAATTATCACCCTCTCAGCAAAAGAATATTTCTAAAATAATTGATTGTAAAATACTAGATAGAACCAATCTTATACTCGATATTTTTGCCCAAAGAGCCGAAACCTCTTATGCAAGAACCCAAGTAGAATTGGCACAATGCCAATATTTATTACCAAGACTTTCTGGAATGTGGACACACTTAGAACGTCAAAAAGGGGGTATCGGGATGCGTGGACCTGGAGAAACAGAGATAGAAACCGATAGACGTATCGTGCGTGATCGTATATCGTTATTGAAAGAGAAGATTAAAGTCATCGATAAGCAAATGGGGGTACAGCGTAGCAATCGTGGTGCTATGGTACGTGTTGCTTTGGTGGGTTATACCAATGTTGGTAAATCGACTTTGATGAATGCAGTTGGTAAAAGTGACGTATTTGTAGAAAATAAACTTTTTGCAACATTAGACACAACAGTTAGAAAAGTAGTCATTAAGAACTTACCTTTTTTGTTATCGGATACAGTAGGGTTTATTAGGAAGCTGCCTACACAATTGGTAGACTCGTTCAAGAGTACATTGGATGAAGTTCGTGAAGCCGATTTGTTGTTGCATGTTGTTGATATTTCGCACCCTGAATTTGAAGATCATATTGAATCAGTAAACCAAACGTTGTTGGATATTAAGGCTAACGATAAACCTGTGATAATGGTTTTTAATAAAATTGATGCCTACAAACATTTGACTATTGATGAGGATGATTTAATGACTGAAAAAACACCAAGACATTTCACATTAGAGGAATGGAAACAAACTTGGATGCATCGTTTAGGCGAAAGAAAAGCTTTGTTTATATCAGCTAGAGAAAAAGAAAATTTTGAAGATTTTAGAGAATGTGTTTACGAAGCCGTTCGACAAATACACATTACCCGTTTTCCTTACAATAATTTTTTATATCCGGATTATAAAGATGCCGAGGAAAAAGAGGAGAATGAATAA
- a CDS encoding SufE family protein, with translation MTIKEIQDEIIDEFSMFDDWIQRYEYIIELGKNLPLIKEEFKTDNNLIKGCQSKVWLQGEQNGDAIVFTADSDAILTKGIIAILIRAFSNQKAIDILNADTDFIDEIGLKEHLSPTRANGLVSMIKNIKMYALAFDAKNK, from the coding sequence ATGACAATAAAAGAAATACAAGACGAAATCATAGATGAATTCTCTATGTTTGACGACTGGATCCAACGGTATGAATACATCATCGAATTAGGCAAAAATCTTCCTTTAATTAAAGAAGAGTTCAAAACTGACAACAATCTGATTAAAGGATGTCAATCTAAAGTGTGGTTACAAGGAGAACAAAATGGTGATGCGATAGTTTTTACTGCTGATAGTGACGCTATTTTAACTAAAGGTATAATCGCTATCTTAATTCGTGCATTTTCTAACCAAAAAGCAATTGATATATTAAATGCAGATACGGATTTTATTGATGAAATAGGTCTAAAAGAACATCTTTCGCCAACAAGAGCCAATGGTTTGGTATCGATGATAAAAAATATTAAAATGTACGCTTTGGCATTTGATGCTAAGAACAAATAA
- a CDS encoding aminotransferase class V-fold PLP-dependent enzyme, producing the protein MLDIQKIRTDFPILSQKVNGKPLVYFDNGATSQKPQVVIDAIEKYYQEINANIHRGVHTLSQLATDAYEVSRAKVQNHINAKFPHEVLFTSGTTFGINLVANGFASILKPGDEVLVSALEHHSNIVPWQMLCEKTGATLKVIPMNEKGELIMSEYDKLLSSKTKIVTVNHISNALGTINPIKYMIDKAHEVGAAILIDGAQAVPHLKPDVQALDCDFYVFSGHKMCGPTGTGILYGKEAWLNKFPPYQGGGEMIKEVTFEKTTYAELPHKFEAGTPNIAGGIVLGIAIDYMNEVGFENIQKQELELLHHATKRLLEIDGLRIFGTSEEKTSVISFNIDGIHPYDIGTIIDKLGIAVRTGHHCAQPIMNFFGIPGTIRASFSFYNTKEEIDLMVDAVKKAQMMLL; encoded by the coding sequence ATGTTAGATATTCAAAAAATAAGAACCGACTTTCCCATTCTTTCACAAAAGGTAAACGGGAAGCCTTTAGTATATTTCGATAACGGAGCCACTTCACAAAAACCGCAAGTGGTTATTGATGCAATTGAAAAGTATTATCAAGAAATAAATGCCAATATTCATAGAGGAGTTCATACATTGAGCCAATTGGCAACAGATGCCTATGAAGTTTCTCGTGCAAAAGTGCAAAACCATATTAATGCCAAATTCCCTCACGAAGTGCTTTTTACTTCGGGAACCACTTTTGGTATTAATCTTGTAGCCAATGGATTTGCTTCTATTCTAAAACCGGGCGATGAAGTTCTGGTTTCCGCCTTAGAACACCACAGTAACATTGTACCTTGGCAAATGCTTTGCGAAAAAACAGGAGCTACACTCAAAGTCATCCCAATGAATGAAAAGGGGGAACTGATAATGAGCGAATACGATAAGTTACTTTCGTCAAAAACCAAGATTGTAACTGTAAACCATATTTCGAATGCACTGGGAACTATCAATCCTATCAAGTATATGATTGACAAAGCGCACGAAGTTGGAGCTGCCATTTTGATTGATGGTGCACAAGCAGTACCGCATTTAAAACCAGATGTTCAAGCTTTAGATTGTGATTTCTATGTTTTTTCCGGACATAAAATGTGTGGTCCGACTGGAACTGGTATTTTATACGGAAAAGAAGCTTGGTTGAATAAATTCCCACCCTATCAGGGTGGTGGTGAAATGATCAAAGAAGTGACTTTCGAGAAAACCACTTATGCCGAGTTGCCTCATAAATTTGAAGCAGGAACACCTAATATTGCTGGTGGAATAGTTTTGGGAATTGCTATTGATTATATGAATGAAGTTGGTTTTGAAAATATTCAGAAACAAGAATTAGAATTATTACACCACGCAACAAAGCGATTATTAGAAATTGACGGTTTGCGAATTTTTGGTACCTCGGAAGAAAAAACTTCGGTAATCTCTTTTAATATTGATGGTATTCATCCATATGACATTGGAACCATCATAGATAAATTAGGAATCGCAGTAAGAACGGGACATCATTGTGCACAACCGATTATGAATTTCTTTGGCATTCCGGGAACAATAAGAGCATCCTTCTCATTTTATAATACCAAAGAGGAAATTGATCTAATGGTTGATGCTGTAAAAAAAGCACAAATGATGTTATTATAA
- a CDS encoding DUF2480 family protein, whose translation MEEIINKVANSVLEVFDLEDYYPVGGRAQIDISQWLFDGFLLKEKDFREQLNNQDWSQYQDKYVTVSCGTDAIIPKWAIILVTMHLAPYAKKIVNGSLEDLDSALYDELLPKIDYSIYQDKPVIIKGCSRKPVPMRAYVLAAQYLQPYAKSIMYGEACSAVPLYKSAKK comes from the coding sequence ATGGAAGAAATAATCAATAAAGTAGCGAATAGTGTTCTGGAAGTTTTCGATCTTGAAGACTATTATCCAGTTGGAGGGCGTGCGCAAATAGATATTTCACAATGGCTTTTCGATGGTTTTTTGTTAAAAGAAAAAGACTTTAGGGAACAGCTCAACAATCAGGATTGGTCACAATACCAAGACAAATACGTTACTGTTTCATGTGGGACCGATGCCATTATACCTAAATGGGCCATTATTTTGGTTACCATGCATTTGGCACCCTATGCCAAGAAAATTGTAAACGGCTCTTTAGAAGATTTAGATTCGGCTTTATATGATGAATTACTTCCTAAAATTGATTATAGTATTTATCAAGACAAGCCTGTTATTATAAAAGGTTGTTCCAGAAAACCTGTTCCTATGCGAGCCTATGTTTTGGCTGCACAATACCTGCAACCTTATGCCAAAAGTATCATGTATGGAGAAGCTTGTTCAGCCGTTCCTCTATACAAATCGGCAAAAAAATAA
- a CDS encoding Bax inhibitor-1/YccA family protein: protein MNSNNPFLNNKTFSNAVSRKDEVHQATIIDDNQDMTLAGTINRSLILFLLLTASATVIWWATFNGINPIVPAFGGAIVGLILVVIAAFKPQYSPYLAPGYALFEGLFIGGVSAIFEVQYPGIVTQAVGATFVTFAVCLGLYKYKIVKVTEQFKSVVVAATLAIATYYIISWLFSMFTSFTPVHYGNSMMSIGISAFVIVIAALNLFLDFDRIEKGVEQRMPKFMEWYGAMGLMITLVWLYIEFLRLLSKLSKK, encoded by the coding sequence ATGAATTCGAATAACCCTTTTTTAAATAACAAAACATTTTCAAACGCAGTTTCCAGAAAAGATGAAGTGCATCAAGCAACGATTATTGATGATAATCAGGATATGACTTTAGCAGGAACAATCAACAGAAGTTTAATTCTTTTTTTATTGCTTACTGCATCTGCAACTGTTATTTGGTGGGCCACTTTTAATGGAATAAATCCAATAGTTCCTGCATTTGGAGGTGCTATTGTGGGACTAATTTTAGTAGTAATAGCAGCTTTCAAACCACAATATTCTCCGTATTTGGCCCCAGGATATGCACTTTTTGAAGGTCTGTTCATAGGTGGAGTATCAGCTATTTTTGAAGTTCAGTACCCAGGAATTGTAACACAAGCAGTTGGTGCTACTTTTGTCACTTTTGCAGTTTGTTTAGGGTTGTATAAATATAAAATAGTAAAAGTAACGGAGCAATTCAAATCTGTAGTTGTGGCAGCTACTCTTGCCATTGCTACTTATTATATAATCTCTTGGTTGTTTTCTATGTTTACAAGTTTTACTCCGGTACATTATGGAAATTCTATGATGAGTATAGGTATTAGTGCATTTGTAATTGTAATTGCAGCTTTAAACTTGTTCTTGGATTTTGACAGAATAGAAAAAGGAGTAGAACAAAGAATGCCAAAGTTCATGGAATGGTATGGTGCAATGGGATTAATGATTACACTAGTATGGTTGTATATTGAATTCTTAAGATTGCTTTCTAAACTATCAAAAAAATAA
- a CDS encoding murein hydrolase activator EnvC family protein: protein MSKFFISLIFLVVTPVLWSQESQQAKLEAQKAKIQKEIRENETKLQTVKKQEKTANKAVDLQNNKIKLKEELISTTEKQTKLLGSSIAVNQTHIGKLENELKLLKEDYAKMIVKSYKSRSEESRAMFLLSSESFLQAYKRAQYMKQYTNYRKIQGQEIQSKTNVLYTFNAKLDLQKSTKEKLITENEKERLSLEKEKEEQLKLVESLKKDKNKIIADIKKKQKESKTIDKKIDKLIREAIAEANRKAAIEKAAKEKAKADAIAKAKAIERAKAIEKKAAIEKANAIAAAKAKANAKPIPKPIPVPKEVEKAIAKEEPTKAPVVAVSTTKVDLTPYGKVDSDNFKSNRGKLPWPVDKGYISLGYGDQAHPVYKTLVIHNSGLEFATDSGANARAVFAGVVSSVIIISPVNKLVMLQHGDFFTIYQNLSSVSVSKGDKVSIKQSLGKIKTNGDGKTILKFAITQNTTYTNPRTWLAGK, encoded by the coding sequence ATGTCAAAATTTTTTATAAGCCTTATTTTTCTAGTTGTAACTCCAGTTCTTTGGAGCCAAGAATCGCAACAAGCAAAATTAGAAGCGCAAAAAGCCAAGATCCAAAAAGAAATTCGGGAAAACGAAACCAAATTGCAAACGGTTAAGAAGCAGGAAAAAACAGCTAATAAAGCAGTTGATTTGCAAAACAATAAAATCAAGCTAAAGGAAGAATTAATTTCAACTACCGAAAAGCAAACAAAACTTTTGGGAAGTTCTATTGCAGTAAATCAAACTCATATTGGCAAGTTAGAAAATGAACTTAAATTACTGAAAGAGGATTATGCTAAGATGATTGTTAAGTCATACAAAAGTCGCTCAGAAGAAAGCCGAGCTATGTTTTTATTATCTTCAGAAAGTTTTCTGCAAGCTTATAAAAGAGCTCAGTATATGAAACAATATACGAATTACAGAAAAATACAAGGGCAAGAGATACAATCTAAAACCAATGTGCTTTATACATTTAATGCTAAATTAGATCTTCAAAAAAGCACAAAAGAAAAGCTTATTACCGAAAATGAGAAAGAGCGTTTATCTTTAGAAAAAGAAAAAGAAGAACAATTAAAATTGGTAGAATCGTTAAAGAAAGACAAAAATAAGATTATCGCTGATATCAAGAAAAAGCAAAAAGAGTCTAAAACGATTGATAAAAAGATAGATAAATTAATTAGAGAAGCCATAGCCGAAGCCAATAGAAAAGCGGCTATAGAAAAAGCAGCCAAAGAAAAAGCCAAAGCAGATGCCATAGCTAAAGCCAAAGCAATTGAAAGAGCTAAAGCGATCGAAAAGAAGGCAGCGATCGAAAAAGCAAATGCTATTGCAGCAGCCAAAGCAAAAGCGAATGCAAAACCAATTCCAAAACCAATTCCGGTTCCTAAAGAGGTTGAAAAAGCTATCGCTAAGGAAGAACCAACCAAAGCTCCTGTAGTAGCAGTTTCTACTACTAAAGTAGATTTGACACCTTACGGAAAAGTGGATTCAGACAATTTTAAATCCAATAGAGGAAAATTACCTTGGCCAGTAGATAAAGGATATATTTCGCTCGGGTACGGAGATCAAGCACATCCGGTATATAAGACATTGGTAATACACAATAGCGGACTTGAATTTGCAACGGATTCTGGAGCCAATGCCAGAGCAGTTTTTGCGGGAGTGGTATCTAGTGTTATTATTATTTCACCAGTAAATAAATTGGTAATGTTACAGCATGGAGACTTTTTTACCATATATCAAAATCTGAGTTCAGTGAGTGTAAGCAAAGGAGATAAAGTAAGTATAAAACAAAGTTTGGGGAAAATAAAAACCAATGGCGATGGAAAAACAATATTAAAATTTGCGATTACCCAGAACACTACTTATACCAATCCTAGAACTTGGCTAGCGGGAAAATAG
- a CDS encoding sugar phosphate nucleotidyltransferase encodes MKIIIPMAGRGSRLRPHTLTIPKPLIPIAGKPIVHRLVEDIAGVLNQDIEEIAFIIHESFGKKVEDDLIAIAQKLGAKGTIYYQNEALGTGHAIMCAQDSLSGPAVIAYADTLIRANFDLDTNADSVIWVKQVDQPEAFGVVNLNGANEIIELVEKPKEFVSDLAVIGIYYFKDIAVLKNELQLVLDNNIIHGGEYQINDGIKQMMAKGMKFVPGEVDEWMDCGNKDVTVETNSRMLGFLHKDGIDLVDKSVRLDNSTIIPPCYIGENVILINSTVGPNVSLGNACHVQNSKIQNSLVQTHSHIKNANLDNAMIGNHANFDGNFTNVSIGDYSVLE; translated from the coding sequence ATGAAAATAATTATACCAATGGCAGGACGTGGATCACGCCTTCGCCCACATACATTAACAATACCTAAACCTTTAATACCAATTGCAGGAAAACCAATTGTACATCGTTTAGTCGAAGATATTGCTGGCGTTTTAAATCAAGATATTGAAGAAATAGCATTTATTATTCACGAAAGTTTTGGAAAAAAAGTAGAAGATGATTTAATTGCAATTGCTCAAAAATTAGGAGCCAAAGGAACCATTTATTATCAAAATGAGGCACTAGGAACAGGTCATGCCATTATGTGCGCCCAAGATTCTTTGAGCGGACCAGCAGTTATTGCTTATGCTGATACTTTAATTCGTGCTAATTTTGATTTAGATACAAATGCTGACAGTGTTATTTGGGTAAAACAAGTAGATCAGCCAGAAGCATTTGGTGTGGTAAACTTAAATGGTGCTAATGAAATAATTGAATTGGTAGAAAAACCTAAAGAATTTGTTTCTGATCTTGCCGTTATCGGAATTTATTATTTTAAAGATATAGCTGTTTTAAAAAATGAACTTCAGTTAGTGCTAGATAACAATATTATTCACGGAGGAGAATATCAAATCAATGACGGAATAAAGCAGATGATGGCTAAAGGAATGAAATTTGTTCCAGGTGAAGTAGATGAATGGATGGATTGCGGAAACAAAGATGTTACTGTTGAAACTAATTCTAGAATGCTAGGTTTTCTTCATAAGGACGGAATTGATTTGGTAGATAAAAGTGTAAGATTAGATAATTCTACGATTATCCCACCTTGTTATATAGGAGAAAATGTGATTTTAATCAATTCTACAGTTGGGCCAAATGTATCATTGGGTAATGCATGCCATGTACAAAATAGTAAGATTCAAAATAGTTTGGTGCAAACCCATTCACATATAAAGAATGCCAATTTAGACAATGCAATGATTGGAAACCACGCTAATTTTGATGGGAATTTCACTAATGTAAGCATTGGGGATTATTCTGTTCTAGAATAG
- a CDS encoding SUF system Fe-S cluster assembly protein, protein MEQEINTAELGESIVKKLKTIYDPEIPVDIYELGLIYDVMVNTDYEVKILMTLTSPNCPVAESLPREVEEKVKSIQNVKDAEVEITFDPPWSKDLMSEEAKLELGML, encoded by the coding sequence ATGGAACAAGAAATAAACACAGCAGAATTAGGAGAATCTATTGTAAAAAAATTAAAAACCATTTACGATCCGGAGATTCCAGTAGACATTTACGAATTGGGATTAATCTATGACGTAATGGTTAATACTGATTATGAAGTAAAAATATTGATGACCCTTACTTCTCCAAACTGTCCGGTAGCAGAAAGTTTGCCAAGAGAAGTAGAAGAAAAAGTAAAATCAATTCAGAATGTAAAAGATGCCGAAGTAGAAATTACTTTTGACCCACCATGGAGCAAAGATTTAATGAGTGAAGAGGCAAAATTAGAATTGGGAATGCTGTAA
- a CDS encoding murein hydrolase activator EnvC family protein, which yields MTSVMWGQESQQEKLEKRKAEIQQEILANEKLLQTVKKKEKSAVNVVVLQNNKIKLKEKLINTTEKQARILSNDMYINQLKINKLNRELVVLKEDYAKMIVKSYKSRSEQSRAMFLLSSENFLQAYKRAQYMKQYTSFRKMQGEEIKSKTDELLGFNRKLDTQKVAKKKLIAENNKEKMSLEKERKEQEKLVNSIKKDKKKIIASIKKKQQESRAIDRQIDRLIREAIAEANRKAASENAKNNPNAPVPAYTSSRIVLTAESKILADNFRANKGKLPWPVEKGFVSLGYGDQPHPVYPSLVIHNSGIEITTDQGATARAVFGGEVTSVIVLSPVNKAVMIQHGDCFTVYQNLSSVFVSKGDKVNIKQSLGKIRTNGEGKTILKFTISQNTTYNNPASWLYNM from the coding sequence ATGACCTCAGTAATGTGGGGCCAGGAATCGCAACAGGAGAAATTAGAAAAGCGTAAAGCCGAAATTCAACAAGAGATTTTGGCTAATGAAAAGTTATTGCAAACGGTAAAGAAAAAAGAAAAATCTGCCGTTAATGTGGTTGTTTTGCAGAATAATAAAATAAAATTAAAAGAAAAGCTGATTAATACTACGGAGAAACAGGCTAGGATTCTAAGCAATGACATGTATATTAATCAGTTGAAAATTAATAAACTGAATAGGGAGTTGGTTGTGCTCAAAGAAGATTATGCAAAGATGATTGTGAAATCATACAAAAGTAGATCGGAACAAAGTAGAGCCATGTTTTTATTGTCATCCGAGAATTTTTTGCAGGCATATAAAAGAGCTCAGTATATGAAACAATATACAAGTTTCAGAAAGATGCAAGGAGAAGAAATCAAATCAAAAACAGATGAGTTACTTGGTTTTAATAGAAAATTAGACACTCAAAAAGTAGCCAAAAAGAAACTGATAGCCGAAAATAATAAAGAAAAAATGTCTCTTGAAAAAGAGAGAAAAGAGCAAGAAAAGCTCGTTAACTCGATAAAAAAAGACAAGAAAAAAATTATTGCTAGTATCAAGAAAAAACAGCAGGAGTCCAGAGCTATTGACAGACAGATAGATCGTTTAATTCGAGAAGCTATTGCAGAGGCCAACAGAAAAGCTGCTAGCGAAAATGCAAAAAACAATCCAAATGCTCCAGTACCAGCCTATACATCATCTAGAATTGTATTAACAGCCGAATCCAAAATATTGGCTGATAATTTTAGAGCCAATAAAGGGAAATTGCCTTGGCCAGTAGAAAAAGGTTTTGTGTCATTAGGATATGGAGACCAGCCGCATCCGGTTTATCCAAGTTTGGTGATTCACAATAGCGGAATAGAAATCACCACAGATCAAGGGGCAACTGCAAGAGCGGTCTTTGGAGGAGAGGTGACAAGTGTTATTGTTTTATCACCCGTAAACAAAGCAGTAATGATACAACATGGAGATTGTTTTACGGTGTATCAAAATTTAAGTTCAGTTTTTGTAAGCAAAGGAGATAAGGTAAACATCAAACAAAGTCTTGGAAAAATTAGAACTAACGGAGAGGGTAAAACCATTTTAAAGTTTACCATTTCTCAAAATACTACATATAATAATCCAGCGTCTTGGTTGTATAATATGTAG
- a CDS encoding DUF4292 domain-containing protein, which yields MNQFLIRVLFVLMICFTSSLTLVSCKSKAVAVKENTNLNHLTADRIVKNYYNNKSDFSTLYIKSNVKYSDEKQTQNVTAEIKIKNNEQILISIRFLGITMAKALITPTAVSYYEKISGSYFEGDFSTLSEWLGTDLDYKKIQNMLIGQAMDDLTKGEYQDSLVDQTYRLEDISNKETKKYFFFDTQKFLLNKQEITQTAKNRMIQVSYSDSKLYNESMFPSNVVINAIQDKGKTEINLGYNAITINEELSFPYSVPNGYKRILIK from the coding sequence ATGAATCAATTTCTGATAAGAGTGCTTTTTGTTTTAATGATTTGCTTCACGAGTTCCTTAACACTCGTGTCGTGTAAGTCAAAAGCAGTAGCTGTAAAAGAAAATACTAATTTAAATCATTTGACTGCAGATCGAATTGTAAAGAATTACTATAATAATAAAAGTGATTTTTCAACATTATATATTAAATCAAATGTAAAATATAGTGACGAGAAACAAACTCAAAATGTAACTGCCGAAATCAAAATCAAGAACAACGAACAGATTCTGATTAGTATTCGGTTTCTAGGAATAACAATGGCCAAAGCCCTGATTACTCCAACAGCAGTAAGCTATTATGAGAAAATAAGCGGAAGTTATTTTGAAGGTGATTTTAGTACACTAAGTGAGTGGTTGGGAACTGATTTAGATTATAAAAAGATTCAAAACATGCTGATTGGCCAAGCTATGGATGATTTAACGAAAGGAGAATATCAAGATTCATTGGTAGATCAAACATACCGTTTAGAAGACATTTCTAATAAAGAGACCAAAAAATATTTCTTTTTTGATACTCAAAAATTCCTGCTCAATAAGCAAGAGATTACTCAAACTGCTAAAAACAGAATGATTCAGGTTTCATATTCTGATTCTAAGCTGTATAATGAATCCATGTTTCCTTCAAATGTTGTAATCAATGCCATTCAAGATAAAGGGAAAACGGAAATAAATTTAGGATACAATGCCATAACCATAAATGAAGAACTTTCTTTCCCATATAGCGTTCCAAATGGTTATAAAAGAATTTTAATTAAGTAA